One genomic region from Dermacentor variabilis isolate Ectoservices chromosome 6, ASM5094787v1, whole genome shotgun sequence encodes:
- the LOC142584738 gene encoding uncharacterized protein LOC142584738 isoform X2: MDYRDQARKNNAWEATRRQCGLAKVEECLKLWKRLRDRYTREAKALELATRRGFVSRRTWEFAQSMEFYKNCGRQRKATRNLEEVPYTGRHHSRRNLYVDTARYIFANREQQLRP; the protein is encoded by the exons ATGGATTACCGCGatcaagcaagaaaaaacaatgcATGGGAAGCTACCCGCCGCCAATGCGGTCTCGCTAAAG TCGAAGAATGCCTGAAACTTTGGAAAAGGCTGCGAGATCGCTACACTCGCGAGGCAAAGGCGTTGGAGTTGGCGACGCGCAGGGGCTTCGTTTCAAGGCGAACGTGGGAATTCGCGCAGTCAATGGAATTCTACAAGAACTGTGGCCGCCAGAGAAA AGCCACGCGCAACCTCGAGGAGGTACCATATACAGGACGACACCACAGCAGAAGAAATTTGTACGTCGATACGGCGAGGTATATCTTCGCCAACAGGGAGCAGCAACTGCGACCATGA